The Vibrio gazogenes DNA segment TTTTCAGAAGCGACTTTCTCTCCGGGTTTCGGGAAAAAATAGCTCGAGAATCCACCACCATCCTTGCCCTGTTTAATTAAGTTCTGAATCAGAAAGTTACCTTTACTATCTTTCATATCCCAGAAATTTTTACCAATCCCCTTCCCGGTATCTCCCAGGAAAAGGCGGTTGCCTTTACTGTCATAACCAAAGACATAACCACTGTCACCAAAATGAATCTGGGAAAGTTTTTCAATCACCTCTTGTCGGTCAGCATTGTGCACTTTCAAATCGGTTAAAGAAGAATCAATAATATCAATATACGATTTCAATTCGGAGCGTTTTTGCTCAGAAAGGTGTTGGTGAATCAACTGTTGCTGGGTGTGATTCAAGTCAGACATTTGCGTATATGAGATAAAAATCATCCCAAAACTAATCAGTAACAAGGGGAGTATAGACAGTGCATAAACACGTGATTTGATGGTCAATTTGGACATAATGCTTTCCTCAGAGGTATCGCTGACAAAAGCCGATGACGTTGGGATATTATTTTATATTCAAATAATACTACACTATATTTATGCCATGTATGAATATTTCTTCACTAACACCGCCTTTCATGCATGGGGAAACAACGCGTAACAAAACACATCACCAGAATAGCAATGCATCTCTTTAGCAGGGAAAAACGCCAAGCGTGTAAAGCTTTCGTCATCTCAGAGAAACAACCATTAACCTTTCGGCTATTTTTCGCTAAGGTATAGCCCATAAATGACATTATCTGCGATGAATAACCACTGATGAAAACCAACCTGATTACCCGGGAAGGCTATAATCGCCTCAAACAAGAACTCGACTTTCTCTGGCAACAAGAACGCCCCGAAGTCACTAAAAAAGTGACTTGGGCAGCGAGCCTGGGTGATCGGAGTGAAAATGCGGATTATCAATACAACAAAAAGCGCCTGCGGGAAATTGACCGCCGCGTCCGTTACCTGCGTAAACGTATGGAACAAGTCAAGATCATTGATTACTCACCTCAGCAAGACGGAAAAGTCTTCTTCGGTGCGTGGGTCGAAATTGAAAATGACGAAGGTGAGACAAGATATTTTCGTATCGTCGGCCCGGATGAGATCTATGGAGATGCGAAAAACTACATTTCTATCGACTCACCCATGGCCCGCGCGCTGCTCAAAAAAGAACCCGATGATGAATTCACCGTTGAAACGCCTCAAGGGCCAAAAACGTGGTTCATTAACCGAATCGAATATAGACCAGACTAACGACATCGAGAGAGAAAAATACGGATGAGCCAAGCTATCTGTCATACGATTGCTTCAGAGTTGAATGTTCGCCCTGAACAAGTTATTGCCGCGGTAAACCTGATTGACGACGGCAGCACCGTTCCCTTTATTGCCCGTTACCGCAAAGAAGTTACGGGCGGGCTGGACGACACCCAATTACGGACGCTGGACTCACGGCTTTCCTATTTACGAGAGATGGATGGCCGTCGTCAGACGATTTTGAAATCGATTCAAGATCAGGGAAAACTGACAGCCGAACTGGAACAGGAGATTCTTCAGGCGGACAGTAAAACCCGCCTGGAAGATCTCTATCTGCCTTACAAACCCAAACGTCGCACCAAAGGACAGATTGCCATTGAAGCCGGATTGGCACCACTCGCTGATCAATTGTGGGAGCAACCGCAAACCGAGCCAGAACAGGCAGCACAAGCGTATCTCAATCCTGAGCTGGGGATTGCTGACACCAAAGCCGCTTTAGATGGTGCCCGTGCCATTATCATGGAGCGAATTGCTGAAGATGCCAACCTACTGGAAAAGCTGCGCCATTATCTGCTCAAACATGCCGTTCTTGTCTCGACAGTCATCGATGGAAAAGCGCAAGAAGGTGAAAAATTCAAAGATTACTTCGAGCACCAAGAGCCGATCAGTAAAGTCCCTTCTCACCGTGCACTGGCGATGTTACGTGGCCGTAACGAAGGTATTTTGTCACTGGCACTCAACGCTGATCCGGAACAAGACGTCGGCAGTCGGGGGTCTTATTGCGAAACGTTGATCGCACAACACTACGGACTTCATCTGAGTGATGCACCGGCTGATGCATGGCGTCAGCAGGTCATCAGTTGGGCGTGGCGAATTAAAGTCTCGATGCATATGGAGACCGAACTGATGTCCGCGATGAAAGAACGGGCAGAGATTGAAGCTATTGATGTCTTCGCCACCAATTTGAAAGATCTGCTGATGGCAGCGCCCGCCGGA contains these protein-coding regions:
- the greB gene encoding transcription elongation factor GreB; translated protein: MKTNLITREGYNRLKQELDFLWQQERPEVTKKVTWAASLGDRSENADYQYNKKRLREIDRRVRYLRKRMEQVKIIDYSPQQDGKVFFGAWVEIENDEGETRYFRIVGPDEIYGDAKNYISIDSPMARALLKKEPDDEFTVETPQGPKTWFINRIEYRPD